One segment of Nocardia farcinica DNA contains the following:
- a CDS encoding acyl-CoA dehydrogenase family protein, producing MFIDLTAEQRALRDELRSYFAGLVTPEEEAEMAVNRHGDAYRAVVRRMGRDGWLGVGWPKEFGGQGFGPVEQQIFYNEAVRADVPLPLVTLLTVGPTLQVYGTEEQKQKFLPAILTGDIHFAIGYSEPEAGTDLAALRTSAVRDASGDWIVNGQKIFTTGAHEADYIWLACRTGTVESRHRGITILIVDTKDPGYSWTPIITCDGAHHTNATYFDNVRVPANMLVGEENRGWQLITTQLNHERVGLGPSGKIEQLYDRVREWAAAQGVLAEPDVRRTLGRVHAMVRLNELLNWQVAGTAERADADQSQVIADASATKVFSTEKLQEAGRLVEEIVGRYGDPAEPATAELLGWLDRRTKQNLVVTFGGGVNEIMRELVATAGLKLPRVPR from the coding sequence ATGTTCATCGATCTGACCGCCGAGCAGCGCGCGCTGCGCGACGAATTGCGTTCCTACTTCGCGGGTCTGGTGACCCCGGAGGAAGAAGCCGAGATGGCGGTCAACCGCCACGGCGACGCCTACCGCGCCGTGGTGCGCCGGATGGGCCGCGACGGCTGGCTGGGTGTTGGCTGGCCGAAGGAGTTCGGCGGGCAGGGCTTCGGCCCGGTCGAACAGCAGATCTTCTACAACGAGGCGGTGCGCGCCGACGTGCCGCTGCCGCTGGTGACACTGCTGACCGTCGGACCGACGTTGCAGGTGTACGGTACCGAGGAACAGAAGCAGAAGTTCCTGCCCGCCATCCTCACCGGCGACATCCACTTCGCCATCGGCTACTCCGAACCCGAGGCGGGCACCGACCTGGCGGCGCTGCGCACCAGCGCCGTGCGCGACGCCTCCGGCGACTGGATCGTCAACGGGCAGAAGATCTTCACCACCGGCGCGCACGAGGCCGACTACATCTGGCTGGCCTGCCGCACCGGCACCGTGGAATCGCGCCACCGCGGCATCACCATCCTGATCGTCGACACCAAGGATCCCGGCTACAGCTGGACGCCGATCATCACCTGCGACGGCGCGCACCACACCAACGCCACCTATTTCGACAACGTCCGGGTACCGGCGAACATGCTGGTGGGCGAGGAGAACCGGGGCTGGCAGCTGATCACCACCCAGCTCAACCACGAGCGTGTCGGCCTCGGCCCCTCGGGCAAGATCGAGCAGCTCTACGACCGCGTGCGCGAGTGGGCCGCCGCCCAGGGCGTGCTCGCCGAGCCGGACGTGCGCCGCACGCTCGGCCGGGTGCACGCGATGGTGCGGCTCAACGAACTGCTGAACTGGCAGGTCGCCGGAACCGCGGAGCGCGCGGACGCCGACCAGTCGCAGGTCATCGCCGACGCCTCGGCCACCAAGGTGTTCTCCACCGAGAAGTTGCAGGAGGCGGGCCGGCTGGTGGAGGAGATCGTGGGCCGCTACGGCGACCCCGCCGAACCGGCCACCGCGGAACTGCTGGGCTGGCTGGACCGGCGCACCAAGCAGAACCTGGTGGTGACCTTCGGCGGCGGCGTCAACGAGATCATGCGCGAACTCGTCGCCACCGCCGGGCTGAAGCTGCCGCGCGTGCCGCGCTGA
- a CDS encoding acyl-CoA dehydrogenase family protein, whose translation MDFTRDEGQDAVAEVVVGLLEREPARDMGLWPSLVETGLLGLALPERFGGDGMGQAEISVLLTELATDAVAVPALPTLGFGLLPLLPVLPDAVAEVVYPEVGKGAVLTAALSEPGRPFTTSPKTTAVADGAVVRVSGHKIAVPYAEEARWLLIPTDAGIALVDGDAEGLTRTASPASGGLPECTVRLADVAIPAERLLPGDLADLHRYAVSAIGSVADGLLKGALTLTAEHLRTRRQFGRPLAEFQAVAQEVADLYVVSRTLHAVAVSASWALAQEEGDADHRARVDDDLDVLAYTVAAELPAAMQKCHHLHGGLGVDITHPMHRYYSQAKDLARWLGGESLRLDRLGARCSSI comes from the coding sequence GTGGATTTCACCAGGGACGAGGGCCAGGACGCCGTCGCCGAGGTCGTCGTCGGATTGCTCGAGCGCGAGCCCGCCCGCGACATGGGGCTGTGGCCGAGCCTCGTCGAGACCGGCCTGCTGGGGCTGGCGCTGCCGGAGCGCTTCGGCGGTGACGGGATGGGGCAGGCGGAGATCTCCGTGCTGCTCACCGAACTCGCCACCGATGCCGTCGCCGTGCCCGCCCTGCCGACGCTCGGATTCGGGTTGCTGCCGCTGCTACCGGTGCTGCCGGACGCGGTCGCCGAAGTGGTCTACCCCGAAGTCGGCAAGGGCGCGGTGCTCACCGCCGCGCTGAGCGAGCCCGGCCGCCCGTTCACCACCTCGCCGAAGACCACCGCGGTCGCCGACGGCGCCGTGGTGCGGGTCAGCGGGCACAAGATCGCCGTGCCCTACGCCGAGGAGGCCCGCTGGCTGCTGATCCCGACCGACGCCGGTATCGCCCTCGTCGACGGCGACGCCGAGGGGCTGACCCGCACCGCCTCGCCCGCCTCCGGTGGTCTGCCGGAATGCACGGTACGGCTGGCGGATGTGGCGATCCCGGCGGAGCGGCTGCTGCCCGGCGACCTGGCCGACCTGCACCGCTACGCGGTGTCGGCGATCGGGTCGGTGGCCGACGGGCTGCTGAAGGGTGCGCTCACGCTCACCGCCGAGCACCTGCGCACCCGCCGCCAGTTCGGCAGGCCGTTGGCGGAGTTCCAGGCGGTGGCCCAGGAGGTCGCCGATCTGTATGTCGTCTCCCGCACCCTGCACGCGGTCGCGGTCTCCGCGAGCTGGGCGCTCGCGCAGGAGGAGGGCGACGCGGACCACCGCGCGCGCGTCGACGACGACCTCGACGTGCTCGCCTACACGGTGGCCGCGGAATTGCCCGCGGCCATGCAGAAGTGTCATCACCTGCACGGCGGCCTCGGCGTCGACATCACCCATCCGATGCACCGCTACTACTCACAGGCCAAGGACCTCGCCCGCTGGCTCGGCGGCGAATCGCTGCGCCTGGATCGTCTAGGAGCAAGATGTTCATCGATCTGA
- a CDS encoding acyl-CoA dehydrogenase produces the protein MTIATTDEHKAVQESMRGWAGSVRPIATMRAEPEGFWRGYWPALADLGVFRVAVAEEAGGAGATVADLAVLLEQAAHDLVGGPVLTTALANLVTSGALAEDLPCGVALDTLDTLDSVAETSFSPESAQSLPALAETGSLSGSWPLVLGAAPGTAVLLPVRSADGPRWCLLPPDAPGLRVEPLRPTDPSTPLAAVHCAETPVTAGQVFTAPHRVEDLLVVLAAAELAGLAGWCLETAVDYAKVREQFGRKIGSFQAVKHICAWMLCRTELIRAVALDAAAAVDEGGAELPIAAAIAAAIALDAAVETAKDCIQVLGGIGFTWEHDAHFYLRRATALRQLLGGSARWRARVTELTRAGHRRTTGADRVLAADGVQVDGAAATGLAREVAAIAALPAEQQRAALVDAGLVMPHWPPPYGRGADPMTGLMISEELRRAGLAAPDLAIGGWAIPTLLQHGTQEQIDRFAWPTLHGEVVWCQLFSEPEAGSDLAALRTTATRVDGGWRLRGQKVWTSLGDRANWAICLARTDAEAPKHRGISYFLVDMKSPGLEVRPLVQITGEARFSEVFLDDVFVPDDCLVGALNNGWKIARSTLSAERIAMGGNGIGPALEELIAKLPATGPGAELIADRLGGFVADAIGGLLLEQRAALTVLAGGDAGAQSSVRKLVGVRHRQAVAEFAVEVAGPLGAQETAEVTEFLLTRCLSIAGGTEQILLTVAAERILGLPRDADS, from the coding sequence GTGACCATCGCCACCACTGACGAGCATAAAGCCGTTCAGGAGTCGATGCGGGGCTGGGCCGGATCGGTCCGCCCGATTGCAACAATGCGAGCCGAACCCGAGGGATTCTGGCGTGGGTACTGGCCCGCGCTGGCCGACCTCGGCGTCTTCCGCGTCGCGGTCGCCGAGGAGGCGGGTGGCGCGGGCGCGACGGTCGCCGACCTGGCCGTGCTCCTGGAACAGGCTGCGCACGATCTCGTCGGCGGACCGGTGCTGACCACGGCGTTGGCCAACCTCGTCACCTCCGGTGCGCTCGCCGAGGATCTGCCCTGCGGCGTCGCGCTCGATACCCTCGATACTCTCGACAGCGTTGCCGAGACGAGCTTTTCGCCCGAATCGGCACAGAGTTTACCCGCGCTCGCCGAGACCGGGTCACTCAGCGGTAGCTGGCCCCTCGTGCTCGGCGCCGCGCCGGGCACCGCGGTGTTGCTGCCGGTGCGCTCGGCCGACGGCCCGCGCTGGTGCCTGCTGCCGCCGGACGCGCCGGGCCTGCGGGTGGAACCGCTGCGGCCCACCGATCCGAGCACGCCGCTGGCCGCCGTGCACTGCGCGGAGACGCCGGTCACCGCCGGGCAGGTGTTCACCGCACCGCACCGGGTCGAGGACCTGCTGGTGGTGCTGGCCGCCGCGGAACTGGCCGGGCTGGCCGGCTGGTGTCTCGAGACCGCGGTCGACTACGCCAAGGTGCGCGAGCAGTTCGGCCGCAAGATCGGCTCCTTCCAGGCGGTCAAGCACATCTGCGCGTGGATGCTGTGCCGCACCGAGCTGATCCGCGCCGTCGCGCTGGACGCCGCGGCCGCGGTCGACGAGGGCGGCGCCGAGCTGCCGATCGCCGCGGCCATCGCGGCCGCCATCGCCCTGGACGCGGCGGTGGAGACCGCCAAGGACTGCATCCAGGTGCTCGGCGGCATCGGCTTCACCTGGGAACACGACGCGCACTTCTACCTGCGCCGGGCCACCGCGCTGCGGCAGCTGCTCGGCGGGTCGGCGCGCTGGCGCGCCCGGGTCACCGAACTCACCCGCGCCGGGCATCGCCGCACCACCGGTGCCGATCGGGTGCTGGCCGCCGACGGCGTGCAGGTCGACGGCGCCGCCGCGACCGGCCTGGCCCGTGAGGTCGCCGCGATCGCCGCGCTGCCCGCCGAACAACAGCGCGCCGCGCTGGTCGACGCGGGCCTGGTGATGCCGCACTGGCCGCCGCCCTACGGCCGCGGCGCCGATCCGATGACCGGCCTGATGATCTCCGAGGAACTGCGCCGTGCCGGCCTGGCCGCCCCGGATCTCGCGATCGGCGGCTGGGCGATCCCGACCCTGCTGCAACACGGCACCCAGGAGCAGATCGACCGCTTCGCCTGGCCGACGCTGCACGGTGAGGTGGTGTGGTGCCAGCTGTTCAGCGAGCCCGAGGCGGGATCCGACCTGGCGGCGCTGCGCACCACCGCGACCCGGGTCGACGGTGGCTGGCGGCTGCGCGGACAGAAGGTGTGGACCTCGCTCGGCGACCGCGCGAACTGGGCGATCTGCCTGGCCCGCACCGACGCCGAGGCGCCCAAGCACCGCGGCATCAGCTACTTCCTGGTCGACATGAAGAGTCCCGGCCTCGAGGTTCGTCCGCTGGTGCAGATCACCGGGGAGGCGCGCTTCAGCGAAGTGTTCCTCGACGACGTCTTCGTGCCCGACGACTGCCTGGTCGGCGCGCTGAACAACGGCTGGAAGATCGCCCGCTCCACCCTCTCCGCGGAACGGATCGCCATGGGCGGCAACGGGATCGGGCCCGCCCTCGAGGAGTTGATCGCCAAGCTGCCCGCCACCGGGCCCGGCGCGGAGCTGATCGCCGACCGGCTCGGCGGATTCGTCGCCGACGCGATCGGCGGGTTGCTGCTCGAACAGCGCGCCGCGCTGACCGTGCTGGCCGGTGGCGACGCGGGCGCGCAGAGCAGCGTGCGCAAACTCGTCGGGGTGCGGCATCGGCAGGCGGTGGCCGAGTTCGCCGTGGAGGTCGCCGGGCCGCTCGGTGCGCAGGAGACCGCCGAGGTCACCGAGTTCCTGCTCACCCGGTGCCTGTCCATCGCGGGCGGCACCGAGCAGATCCTGCTCACCGTCGCCGCCGAGCGGATCCTCGGGCTGCCCCGCGACGCGGACAGCTGA
- the kstR gene encoding cholesterol catabolism transcriptional regulator KstR — MASPSRSQPAAARPATVTTLSEDELSSAAQRERRKRILDATLALASKGGYDAVQMRAVAERADVAVGTLYRYFPSKVHLLVSALAREFEQFESKRKPLAGSTPRERMHLLLTQITRMMQRDPLLTEAMTRAFMFADASAAAEVDRVGKVMDRVFARAMNDGEPDERQLAIARVISDVWLSNLVAWLTRRASATDVSDRLELTVDLLLGDKE; from the coding sequence ATGGCCAGTCCGTCCCGATCGCAGCCCGCCGCCGCGCGCCCCGCGACAGTCACCACCCTGAGCGAGGACGAGCTGAGCTCGGCGGCGCAGCGGGAGCGCCGCAAGCGCATCCTCGACGCCACCCTCGCGCTGGCGTCCAAGGGCGGGTACGACGCGGTGCAGATGCGCGCGGTGGCCGAGCGGGCCGACGTGGCCGTGGGAACCCTCTACCGGTACTTCCCGTCCAAGGTGCATCTGCTGGTGTCCGCGCTGGCCAGGGAGTTCGAGCAGTTCGAGAGCAAACGCAAGCCGCTGGCGGGCTCCACGCCGCGCGAGCGCATGCACCTGCTGCTCACCCAGATCACCCGGATGATGCAGCGCGACCCGCTGCTCACCGAAGCGATGACCCGGGCGTTCATGTTCGCCGACGCCTCCGCGGCCGCCGAGGTGGACCGGGTCGGCAAGGTGATGGACCGGGTCTTCGCCCGGGCGATGAACGACGGCGAGCCGGATGAGCGCCAGCTCGCCATCGCCCGCGTCATCAGCGACGTGTGGTTGTCGAATCTGGTGGCCTGGCTCACCCGCCGCGCCTCGGCCACCGACGTGAGCGACCGGCTGGAACTGACCGTCGATCTGCTGCTCGGCGACAAGGAGTGA
- the otsB gene encoding trehalose-phosphatase, which translates to MSAQDLPQELRRALSTVAREPRLLVASDYDGTLAPIVSDPSKAYPHRESVSALRALAGLTGTTAAVISGRALRDLAALSRLPVEVQLIGSHGSEFDVGFVHAIDNDAKQLLHEVQAALTQIADDNPGASVETKPASVALHVRNAAPEIGRRALESVRQGPARWVGVQVTEGKAVIELAVIQTDKGTALDTIRHQEGATAAVFFGDDVTDEKAFRVLSGPDVGIKVGEGESLAKYRVDSTEAVACALAFLLEERRTWLAGASAPRIERLTMLASPRSVALLTPDATVTWFCHPEPDSAAVFAHLLGGPQAGHFGVAPERPGLPLSQRYVDGTMTVETRWASLQVTDYLPHDVAPTRTDLTRVISGHARAVVTFAPRPEFGQVPVSLEADRDGLKVLGTNDPMVLRSPGVQWRIDNDGVHDVATAVVDPAQGPVVLELRCGTHDLDPASASETERRREAERYWREWANSLELPPLKPDLMKRSALTLRGLVHAPSGSILAAATTSLPEDIGGVRNWDYRYCWLRDAALTAQSLVTLGSLTEAEQFLGWVHRVLETLPGPERLHPLYTIYGETLPPEAVIDQLPGYAGSRPVRVGNAANMQVQLDVFGPIVDLISTLAHARERKGITEPAKALPDADWELVHAMVAAVQRRWTEPDHGIWEIRGNPRHHVYSKVMGWLTVDRALTLAQKFDRPVDPEWVSLRETIAEEVKSKGWNDEVQSFTAAYDGTDLDAATLHIGLSGLIDPSDPRFAATVVATEAELRSGSTVYRYHHDDGLPGGEGGLHLCAAWLVEAYLLIGKRSDAEALFAQLVDVAGPTGLLSEEYDPVAERSLGNHPQAYSHLGLLRCAQLLSQPVQVLV; encoded by the coding sequence GTGAGCGCACAGGATCTGCCACAAGAACTTCGCCGTGCACTGTCGACGGTCGCGCGCGAGCCACGGCTGCTGGTCGCATCGGACTACGACGGGACGCTCGCGCCCATCGTCTCCGATCCGTCCAAGGCGTATCCCCACCGGGAGTCGGTGAGCGCGCTACGCGCCCTCGCCGGGCTGACCGGCACCACCGCGGCCGTGATCTCCGGCCGCGCCCTGCGTGATCTGGCGGCGCTCTCGCGCCTGCCCGTCGAGGTCCAGCTGATCGGCAGCCACGGCTCGGAGTTCGACGTCGGCTTCGTGCACGCCATCGACAACGACGCCAAGCAGTTGCTGCACGAGGTCCAGGCCGCGCTGACCCAGATCGCCGACGACAACCCCGGCGCCTCGGTGGAGACCAAGCCGGCCAGTGTCGCGCTGCACGTGCGCAACGCCGCCCCCGAGATCGGGCGCCGGGCGCTGGAATCGGTCCGCCAGGGTCCGGCGCGCTGGGTCGGGGTGCAGGTCACCGAGGGCAAGGCGGTCATCGAACTGGCCGTCATCCAGACCGACAAGGGCACCGCCCTGGACACCATCCGCCACCAGGAGGGCGCGACGGCGGCGGTGTTCTTCGGCGACGACGTGACCGACGAGAAGGCGTTCCGCGTGCTGTCGGGCCCCGATGTCGGCATCAAGGTGGGCGAGGGCGAGAGCCTGGCCAAGTACCGGGTGGACAGCACCGAGGCCGTCGCCTGCGCGCTGGCCTTCCTGCTCGAGGAACGCCGCACCTGGCTGGCCGGTGCGAGCGCACCGCGCATCGAGCGGCTGACCATGCTGGCCAGCCCGCGCTCGGTGGCGCTGCTCACCCCCGACGCCACCGTCACCTGGTTCTGCCACCCCGAACCGGACTCGGCCGCGGTGTTCGCCCATCTGCTGGGCGGGCCGCAGGCCGGGCACTTCGGCGTCGCGCCGGAACGGCCCGGCCTGCCGCTGTCGCAGCGCTACGTGGACGGCACCATGACCGTCGAAACGCGTTGGGCCAGTTTGCAGGTCACCGACTACCTGCCGCACGACGTGGCCCCCACCCGCACCGACCTGACCCGGGTGATCAGCGGCCACGCCAGGGCCGTGGTCACCTTCGCGCCCCGGCCGGAGTTCGGCCAGGTGCCGGTGAGCCTCGAGGCCGACCGGGACGGGCTCAAGGTGCTCGGCACCAACGACCCGATGGTGCTGCGTTCCCCCGGCGTGCAGTGGCGCATCGACAACGACGGCGTGCACGACGTCGCCACCGCCGTCGTCGACCCGGCGCAGGGCCCGGTGGTGCTCGAACTCCGCTGTGGCACACACGATCTGGACCCCGCATCGGCCAGCGAGACCGAGCGCAGGCGCGAGGCCGAGCGGTACTGGCGGGAGTGGGCGAACTCGCTGGAGCTGCCGCCGCTCAAGCCGGACCTGATGAAGCGTTCGGCGCTGACGCTGCGCGGGCTGGTGCACGCGCCGTCCGGCTCGATCCTCGCGGCGGCCACCACCTCGCTGCCCGAGGACATCGGCGGAGTGCGCAACTGGGACTACCGCTACTGCTGGCTGCGCGACGCGGCGCTCACCGCGCAGTCGCTGGTCACCCTGGGTTCGCTGACCGAGGCCGAGCAGTTCCTCGGCTGGGTGCACCGGGTGCTGGAGACGCTGCCCGGCCCCGAGCGCCTGCACCCGCTCTACACCATCTACGGCGAGACGCTGCCGCCCGAGGCCGTGATCGACCAGCTGCCCGGATACGCGGGCTCGCGGCCGGTGCGCGTCGGCAACGCGGCGAACATGCAGGTGCAGCTGGACGTCTTCGGCCCGATCGTCGACCTGATCTCGACGCTGGCGCACGCGCGCGAGCGCAAGGGCATCACCGAGCCCGCCAAGGCACTGCCGGATGCCGATTGGGAACTGGTGCACGCCATGGTGGCCGCGGTGCAGCGCCGCTGGACCGAGCCCGACCACGGCATCTGGGAGATCCGCGGGAACCCCCGTCACCACGTGTACTCCAAGGTGATGGGCTGGCTGACGGTCGACCGCGCGCTGACGCTGGCGCAGAAGTTCGACCGGCCGGTGGACCCGGAGTGGGTGAGCCTGCGCGAGACCATCGCCGAGGAGGTCAAGTCCAAGGGCTGGAACGACGAGGTCCAGTCGTTCACCGCCGCCTACGACGGCACCGATCTGGACGCGGCCACCCTGCACATCGGCCTGAGCGGGCTGATCGACCCGTCCGACCCGCGCTTCGCGGCCACCGTGGTGGCCACCGAGGCCGAGTTGCGCAGTGGCTCGACGGTGTACCGCTACCACCACGACGACGGCCTGCCCGGCGGCGAGGGCGGCTTACACCTGTGCGCGGCCTGGCTGGTCGAGGCGTACCTGCTGATCGGCAAGCGCTCCGACGCCGAGGCGCTGTTCGCCCAGCTGGTCGACGTGGCGGGCCCGACCGGCCTGCTCAGCGAGGAGTACGACCCGGTGGCCGAGCGCTCGCTGGGCAACCACCCGCAGGCCTACAGCCACCTGGGCCTGCTGCGCTGCGCCCAGCTGCTCTCCCAGCCGGTGCAGGTGCTGGTCTGA
- a CDS encoding metal ABC transporter solute-binding protein, Zn/Mn family, translating into MRNRITRFAGIALGAVTIAAATACSGGSDGGDRITVVASTNVWGDIAAAVAGPDAEVSSLISDPAADPHSYEVTAVQAAELSDADLIVYNGGHYDEFIDKAIGGKNKRTVNAVEIAGGGGADEHGHDHGAEGDAQAAPADGHDHGNHEHDAHEHDNEHVWYDTHVAGEVAERIADSLGELDPDHRQAYADRAAAFTARLAGIDAVVDRIAAEHPNQPVVQTEPLAQYLVLAAKADDRTPHEFQEAIEQGTDPSPAAVAAVHDLITTKQVRALIYNVQTEDKITKDIRALADTAGIAVVEVTETLPEGLDYIQWQTRNAEALATALA; encoded by the coding sequence GTGAGGAACAGAATCACCCGGTTCGCCGGCATCGCCCTTGGCGCGGTCACCATCGCCGCCGCGACGGCCTGCTCCGGCGGCTCCGACGGCGGCGACCGGATCACCGTGGTGGCCTCCACCAACGTCTGGGGTGACATCGCCGCGGCCGTGGCCGGGCCCGATGCCGAGGTGAGTTCGCTGATCTCCGACCCCGCCGCCGACCCGCACTCCTACGAGGTGACCGCCGTCCAGGCGGCCGAACTGTCCGACGCCGACCTGATCGTCTACAACGGCGGACACTACGACGAGTTCATCGACAAGGCCATCGGTGGCAAGAACAAGCGCACCGTGAACGCCGTGGAGATCGCGGGCGGCGGCGGCGCGGACGAGCACGGTCACGACCACGGCGCCGAGGGCGACGCCCAGGCCGCCCCGGCCGACGGCCACGATCACGGCAACCACGAGCACGACGCGCACGAGCACGACAACGAGCACGTCTGGTACGACACCCACGTCGCGGGCGAGGTGGCCGAGCGGATCGCCGATTCGCTGGGCGAACTGGACCCCGACCACCGGCAGGCCTACGCCGACCGGGCCGCCGCCTTCACCGCGCGCCTGGCCGGAATCGACGCCGTCGTCGACCGGATCGCCGCCGAGCACCCGAACCAGCCGGTGGTGCAGACCGAGCCGCTGGCGCAGTACCTGGTGCTGGCCGCCAAGGCCGACGACCGCACGCCGCACGAGTTCCAGGAGGCCATCGAGCAGGGCACCGATCCCTCGCCGGCCGCCGTCGCCGCGGTGCACGACCTGATCACCACCAAGCAGGTGCGCGCGCTGATCTACAACGTGCAGACCGAGGACAAGATCACCAAGGACATCCGCGCCCTCGCCGACACCGCGGGCATCGCGGTGGTCGAGGTGACCGAAACCCTGCCCGAGGGCCTGGATTACATTCAGTGGCAGACCCGCAACGCCGAGGCACTCGCCACCGCACTCGCCTGA
- a CDS encoding metal ABC transporter ATP-binding protein: MPAVRLRAARLSFGERTLWDGLDLDIRPGEFVAVLGPNGSGKTSLLKVLLGQLQLTEGTAEVVGKPARAGNADIGYIPQQRTIDAGVQLRGVDLVGLGVDGHRWGLGLRGRAERNRKVAAAVAAVGAQHYADAPLETMSGGEQQRLRVAQALVGDPEVLLCDEPLLSLDLANQRLVAELIDKRRRSHDTAVLFVTHEINPILPLVDRVLYLVDGRFRIGTPAEVMTSEVLSELYRTEVDVLRVRGRLVVVGTGDTLDALGSAGAEHCHAEPSHSGVNA, from the coding sequence GTGCCCGCGGTCCGGCTGCGCGCGGCGCGGCTGTCCTTCGGCGAGCGCACCCTGTGGGACGGCCTCGACCTGGACATCCGGCCCGGCGAATTCGTCGCGGTGCTCGGCCCGAACGGCTCGGGCAAGACCTCGTTGCTCAAGGTGCTGCTCGGCCAGCTCCAGCTGACCGAGGGGACCGCCGAGGTGGTCGGCAAGCCGGCCAGGGCGGGCAACGCCGACATCGGCTACATCCCGCAGCAGCGCACCATCGACGCCGGAGTCCAGCTGCGCGGGGTGGATCTGGTCGGCCTCGGTGTGGACGGGCACCGCTGGGGCCTCGGCCTGCGCGGGCGCGCCGAGCGCAACCGCAAGGTGGCCGCCGCCGTCGCCGCGGTGGGCGCGCAGCACTACGCCGACGCGCCGCTCGAGACCATGTCCGGTGGCGAACAGCAGCGGCTGCGGGTGGCGCAGGCCCTCGTCGGTGATCCCGAGGTGCTGCTGTGCGACGAACCGCTGCTCAGCCTGGACCTGGCCAATCAACGGCTGGTCGCCGAACTGATCGACAAGCGCAGGCGCAGCCACGACACCGCCGTCCTGTTCGTCACCCACGAGATCAACCCGATCCTGCCGTTGGTGGACCGGGTGCTGTATCTGGTGGACGGGCGATTCCGCATCGGCACCCCCGCCGAGGTGATGACCTCCGAGGTGCTCTCCGAGCTGTACCGCACCGAGGTCGACGTGCTGCGGGTGCGCGGGCGGCTGGTCGTGGTCGGCACCGGCGACACCCTCGACGCCCTCGGCTCGGCCGGGGCCGAACACTGTCACGCCGAGCCGAGCCACAGCGGGGTCAACGCCTGA
- a CDS encoding metal ABC transporter permease produces the protein MDKLADVLGKMFDLSTTADLLSYDFVQQAVLAAALLGLLAGAIGPLIISRQMSFAVHGTSELSLTGAAAALLAGIGVGIGAIAGSVVAAVLFGLLGTRARERDSVIAVVLSFGLGLSVLFLWLGPERAGSKFSLLTGQVVAVGYSGLALLITCTVLVLAVLAAIYRPLLFASADPEVAVARGVPVRALAVVFAVLLGVTAAFGVQIVGALLVLALLITPAAAAAQVTANPVRATVLAIVFAELAAVGGILLSLAPGVPVSTFVTAISFAIYLLCRLIGARRRRSVAVR, from the coding sequence ATGGACAAACTGGCCGACGTACTCGGCAAGATGTTCGACCTGTCCACCACCGCCGACCTGCTCTCCTACGACTTCGTGCAGCAGGCGGTGCTCGCGGCCGCGCTGCTCGGCCTGCTCGCCGGTGCGATCGGTCCGCTGATCATCAGCAGGCAGATGTCCTTCGCCGTGCACGGCACCAGTGAACTGTCGCTGACCGGCGCGGCGGCCGCGCTGCTCGCGGGCATCGGCGTGGGCATCGGCGCGATCGCCGGGTCGGTGGTGGCGGCGGTGCTGTTCGGCCTGCTCGGCACCCGCGCCCGCGAGCGCGATTCGGTGATCGCGGTGGTGCTCTCGTTCGGTCTCGGCCTGTCGGTGCTGTTCCTGTGGCTCGGGCCCGAACGTGCCGGATCGAAGTTCTCGCTGCTCACCGGTCAGGTGGTGGCCGTCGGCTACAGCGGCCTCGCGCTGCTGATCACCTGCACCGTGCTGGTGCTGGCGGTGCTGGCGGCGATCTACCGGCCACTGCTGTTCGCCAGCGCCGACCCCGAGGTGGCCGTCGCGCGCGGCGTGCCGGTGCGCGCGCTGGCGGTGGTGTTCGCGGTGCTGCTCGGCGTGACCGCCGCCTTCGGCGTGCAGATCGTCGGGGCGCTGCTGGTGCTGGCACTGCTCATCACCCCCGCCGCGGCGGCCGCGCAGGTGACCGCGAATCCGGTGCGGGCCACCGTGCTGGCGATCGTGTTCGCCGAGCTGGCGGCCGTGGGCGGCATCCTGCTGTCGCTGGCGCCGGGCGTGCCGGTGTCGACGTTCGTCACCGCCATCTCGTTCGCCATCTACCTGCTCTGCCGCCTCATCGGCGCACGTCGCCGCAGGTCCGTGGCGGTACGCTGA